CGAGCACCTCTCCCGCCAGAGCGGCGGCGATCACGAGCTCGAGCGCGAGCTGCTGACGCTGTTCGCCCAGCAATGCGTCGCGCATCTGCGCACCATCCACGGGAGCGCCGACAGGAAGGCCAGGATGGACGCGGCCCATACGCTGAAGGGTGCGGCGCTCGCGATCGGCGCCTGGCAGGTCGCGGAAGCAGCCGACAGGATCGAGCACGGCCTCGGCGAGCCGGAGCCGCGCCTGACCGAAAGCGCCCTGGACGCGCTGGCGCTGGCCGCGGCCGAGGCGCGGGCCGTGATCTCGCGCTTCGATTGCGCGGCCTGATAGGGTCGCTGCCGCGCGAAACCCCGTTCCGCGCCGCTTTGAAATGCTCTAAGCGGAGCCCGTCATCGCGCCGCCGGAGTGCCTCATGCCGAATATCACCTTCATCGACGCTCATGGAGAGAGCCGCACCGTCGAGGGCGAGACCGGCTCCACCGTGATGGAGACGGCGATCCGCAACGCGATCCCCGGCATCGAGGCGGAATGCGGCGGCGCCTGCGCCTGCGCCACCTGCCACGTCTACGTCGACGATGCCT
Above is a genomic segment from Bosea sp. NBC_00550 containing:
- a CDS encoding Hpt domain-containing protein, translated to MSQNAIDTEHLSRQSGGDHELERELLTLFAQQCVAHLRTIHGSADRKARMDAAHTLKGAALAIGAWQVAEAADRIEHGLGEPEPRLTESALDALALAAAEARAVISRFDCAA
- a CDS encoding 2Fe-2S iron-sulfur cluster-binding protein gives rise to the protein MPNITFIDAHGESRTVEGETGSTVMETAIRNAIPGIEAECGGACACATCHVYVDDAWMASVGPAEPMEEDMLDFAFDVRPNSRLSCQIRIRDNLDGLIVRTPARQG